Proteins encoded in a region of the Hypomesus transpacificus isolate Combined female chromosome 17, fHypTra1, whole genome shotgun sequence genome:
- the slc25a10a gene encoding mitochondrial dicarboxylate carrier isoform X1: MTEKHISRWYFGGISSSAAACITHPLDLIKVHLQTQQEVRMKMMGMAISVVRREGLLALYSGLSASLCRQMTYSLSRFAIYETVRDMMGTRNKGPMPFYQKVLLGAFGGFTGGFIGTPADMVNVRMQNDVKLPKELRRNYAHALDGLFRVWKEEGMRKLFSGATMASTRGALVTVGQLACYDQSKQLVLATGAMTDNILTHFVASLFAGGCATVLCQPLDVMKTRLMNSKGEYGGVFHCLTETAKLGPKAFYKGLVPAGIRLIPHTILTFIFLEQLRKHFGIVVTT; encoded by the exons ATGACGGAGAAGCACATTTCACGTTGGTACTTTGGTGGAATTTCCTCCAGCGCTGCTGCCTGCATAACTCACCCCTTAGATTTGATCAAG GTGCACTTACAGACCCAACAGGAAGTCCGGATGAAGATGATGGGCATGGCCATCAGTGTGGTGAGACGAGAGGGGCTGTTGGCACTTTACAGTGGTCTCAGTGCCTCCCTCTGCAGACAG ATGACATACTCGCTCTCCCGCTTCGCAATCTATGAGACAGTGAGGGACATGATGGGCACTCGGAACAAAGGACCCATGCCTTTCTACCAGAAGGTTCTACTGGGTGCCTTTGGAG GGTTCACAGGTGGTTTTATTGGGACACCTGCCGACATGGTTAATGTCAG AATGCAGAATGATGTCAAGTTGCCCAAAGAACTCAGAAGAAA CTATGCCCATGCACTTGACGGACTGTTCCGGGTTTGGAAAGAGG AGGGAATGAGAAAGCTGTTCTCTGGGGCCACCATGGCATCAACCAGAGGGGCTCTGGTAACCGTTGGACAG CTGGCCTGTTATGACCAGTCCAAGCAGCTAGTGTTGGCAACTGGGGCTATGACTGACAATATTCTCACCCACTTTGTGGCCAGTCTCTTCGCA GGCGGCTGTGCAACTGTCCTGTGCCAACCCCTGGATGTCATGAAAACCAGGCTAATGAACTCCAAGGGAGAATATGGG GGGGTGTTCCACTGTCTGACAGAAACAGCTAAGCTGGGACCTAAAGCTTTCTACAAG GGCCTTGTTCCTGCTGGCATCCGGCTCATTCCTCACACCATCTTAACCTTCATCTTCCTGGAGCAGCTGAGGAAGCACTTTGGCATTGTGGTCACCACCTGA
- the mrpl12 gene encoding 39S ribosomal protein L12, mitochondrial, with the protein MYCTRHCIRTALRIAVKTHRQELQIPAVCALRTLKTSTANCSDVIASPSLDGAPKQYSPKIHQLVNDIASLTLLEVSDLNELLKKTLNIQDVGMMPMGAMAGAAPISQAVEEEAAPIKKEKTHFTVKLTELKAAEKVKLIKEVKNSMQGLNLVQAKKLVESLPQEIRVNVSKEEAEKLKAALEAAGGTVVLE; encoded by the exons GCAGGAGCTCCAGATACCAGCAGTATGTGCACTAAGAACCCTCAAGACCAGTACAGCCAACTGCTCTGATGTCatcgcctctccctctctcgatGGAGCTCCCAAACAGTACTCCCCAAAAATCCATCAGCTGGTCAACGACATTGCCAGCCTTACCTTGTTAGAGGTGTCAGACCTCAATGAGCTACTAAAG AAAACATTAAATATCCAGGATGTTGGAATGATGCCTATGGGTGCAATGGCAGGAGCAGCACCCATATCTCAG GCAGTCGAGGAGGAGGCAGCGCCAATCAAGAAGGAGAAGACTCATTTTACAGTCAAACTGACAGAATTGAAAGCAGCTGAAAAGGTCAAACTCATAAAAGAAGTGAAGAACAGCATGCAAGGCTTGAACCTGGTGCAG GCGAAGAAGCTGGTGGAGTCGCTTCCCCAGGAGATTCGGGTCAACGTGTCCAAAGAGGAGGCCGAGAAGCTGAAAGCAGCCCTGGAGGCGGCAGGGGGCACCGTGGTGCTGGAGTAG
- the slc25a10a gene encoding mitochondrial dicarboxylate carrier isoform X2 has protein sequence MTEKHISRWYFGGISSSAAACITHPLDLIKVHLQTQQEVRMKMMGMAISVVRREGLLALYSGLSASLCRQMTYSLSRFAIYETVRDMMGTRNKGPMPFYQKVLLGAFGGFTGGFIGTPADMVNVRMQNDVKLPKELRRNYAHALDGLFRVWKEEGMRKLFSGATMASTRGALVTVGQLACYDQSKQLVLATGAMTDNILTHFVASLFAGGCATVLCQPLDVMKTRLMNSKGEYGGVFHCLTETAKLGPKAFYKLRKHFGIVVTT, from the exons ATGACGGAGAAGCACATTTCACGTTGGTACTTTGGTGGAATTTCCTCCAGCGCTGCTGCCTGCATAACTCACCCCTTAGATTTGATCAAG GTGCACTTACAGACCCAACAGGAAGTCCGGATGAAGATGATGGGCATGGCCATCAGTGTGGTGAGACGAGAGGGGCTGTTGGCACTTTACAGTGGTCTCAGTGCCTCCCTCTGCAGACAG ATGACATACTCGCTCTCCCGCTTCGCAATCTATGAGACAGTGAGGGACATGATGGGCACTCGGAACAAAGGACCCATGCCTTTCTACCAGAAGGTTCTACTGGGTGCCTTTGGAG GGTTCACAGGTGGTTTTATTGGGACACCTGCCGACATGGTTAATGTCAG AATGCAGAATGATGTCAAGTTGCCCAAAGAACTCAGAAGAAA CTATGCCCATGCACTTGACGGACTGTTCCGGGTTTGGAAAGAGG AGGGAATGAGAAAGCTGTTCTCTGGGGCCACCATGGCATCAACCAGAGGGGCTCTGGTAACCGTTGGACAG CTGGCCTGTTATGACCAGTCCAAGCAGCTAGTGTTGGCAACTGGGGCTATGACTGACAATATTCTCACCCACTTTGTGGCCAGTCTCTTCGCA GGCGGCTGTGCAACTGTCCTGTGCCAACCCCTGGATGTCATGAAAACCAGGCTAATGAACTCCAAGGGAGAATATGGG GGGGTGTTCCACTGTCTGACAGAAACAGCTAAGCTGGGACCTAAAGCTTTCTACAAG CTGAGGAAGCACTTTGGCATTGTGGTCACCACCTGA